The Bos indicus x Bos taurus breed Angus x Brahman F1 hybrid chromosome 13, Bos_hybrid_MaternalHap_v2.0, whole genome shotgun sequence genome includes a region encoding these proteins:
- the LOC113903410 gene encoding dihydrodiol dehydrogenase 3 isoform X1 — protein MDPKGQRVKLNDGHFIPVLGFGTFAPREVPKSEALEVTKFAIEAGFRHIDSAHLYQNEEQVGQAIRSKIADGTVKREDIFYTSKLWSTSLRPELVRPALEKSLNNLQLDYVDLYIIHFPVALKPGETLFPTDENGKPIFDSVDLCRTWEALEKCKDAGLTKSIGVSNFNHKQLEKILNKPGLKYKPVCNQVECHPYFNQSKLLDFCKSHDIVLVAYGALGSQRLKEWVNPNLPFLLEDPVLSAIAKKHRQTPALVALRYQIQRGVVVLAKSYNKKRIKENIQVFDFELTPEDMKAIDGLNSNMRYNELLLGVGHPEYPFVEEY, from the exons ATGGATCCCAAAGGCCAGAGAGTGAAGCTTAATGATGGCCACTTCATTCCTGTCCTGGGATTTGGAACCTTTGCACCTCGAGAG GTTCCTAAGAGTGAAGCTCTGGAAGTCACCAAATTTGCTATAGAGGCTGGGTTCCGCCATATTGACAGTGCTCATTTGTACCAAAATGAAGAGCAGGTTGGCCAGGCCATTCGAAGCAAGATTGCCGATGGCACTGTAAAGAGAGAAGACATTTTCTACACTTCAAAG CTTTGGTCCACTTCCCTTCGTCCAGAATTGGTCCGACCAGCCTTGGAAAAGTCACTGAATAATCTTCAACTGGACTATGTCGAtctttatattattcattttccAGTGGCTCTGAAG CCAGGGGAGACACTTTTCCCAACAGATGAAAATGGAAAACCAATATTTGACTCAGTGGATCTCTGTCGCACATGGGAG gccctggagaAGTGTAAGGACGCAGGGCTGACCAAGTCCATCGGGGTGTCCAACTTCAACCACAAGCAGCTGGAGAAGATCCTGAACAAGCCAGGGCTTAAGTACAAGCCCGTCTGCAACCAG GTGGAATGTCACCCTTATTTCAATCAGAGCAAACTGTTGGATTTCTGCAAGTCACATGATATTGTTCTTGTTGCCTATGGTGCTCTGGGATCCCAACGACTAAAAGAATG GGTGAACCCAAACCTCCCCTTTCTCTTGGAGGACCCAGTTCTCTCTGCCATTGCCAAAAAGCACAGGCAAACCCCAGCTCTGGTTGCCCTTCGCTACCAGATACAACGTGGGGTTGTGGTTCTGGCCAAGAGTTACAACAAGAAGCGGATCAAAGAGAACATACAG gtgTTTGACTTTGAACTGACTCCAGAAGATATGAAAGCAATCGATGGCCTCAACAGCAATATGAGATATAATGAGCTATTACT ggGTGTTGGTCACCCTGAGTATCCATTTGTTGAAGAATATTGA
- the LOC113903410 gene encoding dihydrodiol dehydrogenase 3 isoform X2 has protein sequence MDPKGQRVKLNDGHFIPVLGFGTFAPREVPKSEALEVTKFAIEAGFRHIDSAHLYQNEEQVGQAIRSKIADGTVKREDIFYTSKLWSTSLRPELVRPALEKSLNNLQLDYVDLYIIHFPVALKPGETLFPTDENGKPIFDSVDLCRTWEALEKCKDAGLTKSIGVSNFNHKQLEKILNKPGLKYKPVCNQVECHPYFNQSKLLDFCKSHDIVLVAYGALGSQRLKEWVNPNLPFLLEDPVLSAIAKKHRQTPALVALRYQIQRGVVVLAKSYNKKRIKENIQVFDFELTPEDMKAIDGLNSNMRYNELLL, from the exons ATGGATCCCAAAGGCCAGAGAGTGAAGCTTAATGATGGCCACTTCATTCCTGTCCTGGGATTTGGAACCTTTGCACCTCGAGAG GTTCCTAAGAGTGAAGCTCTGGAAGTCACCAAATTTGCTATAGAGGCTGGGTTCCGCCATATTGACAGTGCTCATTTGTACCAAAATGAAGAGCAGGTTGGCCAGGCCATTCGAAGCAAGATTGCCGATGGCACTGTAAAGAGAGAAGACATTTTCTACACTTCAAAG CTTTGGTCCACTTCCCTTCGTCCAGAATTGGTCCGACCAGCCTTGGAAAAGTCACTGAATAATCTTCAACTGGACTATGTCGAtctttatattattcattttccAGTGGCTCTGAAG CCAGGGGAGACACTTTTCCCAACAGATGAAAATGGAAAACCAATATTTGACTCAGTGGATCTCTGTCGCACATGGGAG gccctggagaAGTGTAAGGACGCAGGGCTGACCAAGTCCATCGGGGTGTCCAACTTCAACCACAAGCAGCTGGAGAAGATCCTGAACAAGCCAGGGCTTAAGTACAAGCCCGTCTGCAACCAG GTGGAATGTCACCCTTATTTCAATCAGAGCAAACTGTTGGATTTCTGCAAGTCACATGATATTGTTCTTGTTGCCTATGGTGCTCTGGGATCCCAACGACTAAAAGAATG GGTGAACCCAAACCTCCCCTTTCTCTTGGAGGACCCAGTTCTCTCTGCCATTGCCAAAAAGCACAGGCAAACCCCAGCTCTGGTTGCCCTTCGCTACCAGATACAACGTGGGGTTGTGGTTCTGGCCAAGAGTTACAACAAGAAGCGGATCAAAGAGAACATACAG gtgTTTGACTTTGAACTGACTCCAGAAGATATGAAAGCAATCGATGGCCTCAACAGCAATATGAGATATAATGAGCTATTACTGTAA
- the LOC113903410 gene encoding dihydrodiol dehydrogenase 3 isoform X3 has product MDPKGQRVKLNDGHFIPVLGFGTFAPREVPKSEALEVTKFAIEAGFRHIDSAHLYQNEEQVGQAIRSKIADGTVKREDIFYTSKPGETLFPTDENGKPIFDSVDLCRTWEALEKCKDAGLTKSIGVSNFNHKQLEKILNKPGLKYKPVCNQVECHPYFNQSKLLDFCKSHDIVLVAYGALGSQRLKEWVNPNLPFLLEDPVLSAIAKKHRQTPALVALRYQIQRGVVVLAKSYNKKRIKENIQVFDFELTPEDMKAIDGLNSNMRYNELLLGVGHPEYPFVEEY; this is encoded by the exons ATGGATCCCAAAGGCCAGAGAGTGAAGCTTAATGATGGCCACTTCATTCCTGTCCTGGGATTTGGAACCTTTGCACCTCGAGAG GTTCCTAAGAGTGAAGCTCTGGAAGTCACCAAATTTGCTATAGAGGCTGGGTTCCGCCATATTGACAGTGCTCATTTGTACCAAAATGAAGAGCAGGTTGGCCAGGCCATTCGAAGCAAGATTGCCGATGGCACTGTAAAGAGAGAAGACATTTTCTACACTTCAAAG CCAGGGGAGACACTTTTCCCAACAGATGAAAATGGAAAACCAATATTTGACTCAGTGGATCTCTGTCGCACATGGGAG gccctggagaAGTGTAAGGACGCAGGGCTGACCAAGTCCATCGGGGTGTCCAACTTCAACCACAAGCAGCTGGAGAAGATCCTGAACAAGCCAGGGCTTAAGTACAAGCCCGTCTGCAACCAG GTGGAATGTCACCCTTATTTCAATCAGAGCAAACTGTTGGATTTCTGCAAGTCACATGATATTGTTCTTGTTGCCTATGGTGCTCTGGGATCCCAACGACTAAAAGAATG GGTGAACCCAAACCTCCCCTTTCTCTTGGAGGACCCAGTTCTCTCTGCCATTGCCAAAAAGCACAGGCAAACCCCAGCTCTGGTTGCCCTTCGCTACCAGATACAACGTGGGGTTGTGGTTCTGGCCAAGAGTTACAACAAGAAGCGGATCAAAGAGAACATACAG gtgTTTGACTTTGAACTGACTCCAGAAGATATGAAAGCAATCGATGGCCTCAACAGCAATATGAGATATAATGAGCTATTACT ggGTGTTGGTCACCCTGAGTATCCATTTGTTGAAGAATATTGA